In Agromyces sp. G08B096, a genomic segment contains:
- the glpK gene encoding glycerol kinase GlpK — protein sequence MADYILAIDQGTTSTRAIIFDKQGSIVATGQLEHEQIFPKAGWVEHDPMEIWRNTREVIGQALGKADLTRHDIAAVGITNQRETAVVWDKNTGEPVYNAIVWQDTRTQPIVDRLAADGGVERFKQDVGLPLATYFSGTKIVWILENVEGARERAEAGDLLFGTTDCWVLWNLTGGVEGGVHATDVTNASRTLFMDLETLSWRDDILEAFGVPRSMLPEIKSSSEVYGTVEPSSLLREVPVAGILGDQQAATFGQAAFDKGESKNTYGTGNFLIFNTDTEIVHSKNGLLTTLGYKLGDQPAHYALEGSIAVTGSLIQWLRDNLGIISSAPEVEELAKTVEDNGGAYFVPAFSGLFAPYWRPDARGALVGLTRYVNKGHIARAALEATAFQTREVLDAVNADSGVDLTELKVDGGMIANNTLMQFQADILGVPVVRPVVAETTALGAAYAAGLAVGFWSNLDELRANWQEDRRWEPKMDASERDRQLRLWKKAVTKTFDWVDEDVS from the coding sequence ATGGCCGACTACATCCTGGCGATCGACCAGGGAACCACGAGCACGCGCGCGATCATCTTCGACAAGCAGGGGTCGATCGTCGCGACGGGTCAGCTCGAGCACGAGCAGATCTTCCCGAAGGCGGGCTGGGTCGAGCACGACCCGATGGAGATCTGGCGCAACACCCGTGAGGTGATCGGCCAGGCCCTCGGCAAGGCCGACCTCACGCGGCACGATATCGCCGCGGTCGGCATCACCAACCAGCGTGAGACCGCCGTCGTCTGGGACAAGAACACGGGCGAGCCCGTCTACAACGCGATCGTCTGGCAGGACACCCGCACGCAGCCGATCGTCGACCGCCTGGCGGCCGACGGCGGCGTCGAGCGTTTCAAACAGGATGTCGGGCTGCCGCTCGCGACGTACTTCTCGGGGACGAAGATCGTGTGGATCCTCGAGAACGTCGAGGGCGCGCGCGAGCGCGCCGAGGCGGGCGATCTGCTCTTCGGAACGACCGACTGCTGGGTGCTGTGGAACCTCACCGGCGGTGTCGAGGGCGGCGTTCACGCGACGGATGTCACGAACGCGAGCCGCACGCTCTTCATGGACCTCGAGACCCTGAGCTGGCGCGACGACATCCTCGAGGCCTTCGGGGTGCCGCGCTCGATGCTGCCCGAGATCAAGTCCTCCTCCGAGGTCTACGGGACGGTCGAGCCGTCGAGCCTGCTCCGCGAGGTGCCGGTCGCGGGCATCCTCGGCGACCAGCAGGCCGCGACGTTCGGCCAGGCCGCGTTCGACAAGGGCGAGTCGAAGAACACGTACGGCACGGGCAACTTCCTGATCTTCAACACCGACACCGAGATCGTCCATTCGAAGAACGGCCTGCTCACGACCCTCGGGTACAAGCTCGGCGACCAGCCGGCGCACTACGCGCTCGAGGGCTCGATCGCGGTCACCGGGTCGCTGATCCAGTGGCTCCGCGACAACCTGGGCATCATCTCGAGCGCTCCCGAGGTCGAGGAGCTCGCGAAGACGGTCGAGGACAACGGCGGTGCCTACTTCGTGCCGGCCTTCTCGGGCCTGTTCGCGCCGTACTGGCGGCCCGACGCACGAGGTGCGCTCGTCGGACTCACCCGCTACGTCAACAAGGGCCACATCGCGCGGGCGGCGCTCGAGGCGACGGCGTTCCAGACGCGCGAGGTGCTCGACGCCGTGAACGCCGATTCGGGCGTCGACCTCACCGAGCTGAAGGTCGACGGCGGCATGATCGCCAACAACACGCTCATGCAGTTCCAGGCGGACATCCTGGGCGTGCCCGTCGTCCGGCCCGTCGTCGCCGAGACGACGGCGCTCGGCGCCGCCTACGCCGCGGGCCTCGCCGTCGGGTTCTGGTCGAACCTCGACGAGCTGCGCGCCAACTGGCAGGAGGACCGCCGCTGGGAGCCGAAGATGGACGCCTCCGAGCGCGACCGCCAGCTGCGCCTCTGGAAGAAGGCCGTCACGAAGACCTTCGACTGGGTCGACGAGGACGTCAGCTGA
- a CDS encoding cytochrome bc complex cytochrome b subunit, with protein MSTATTNAPQKRSFTAAASVYVNERTSLAGFVKELGRKAFPDHWSFLLGEVALFSFVVVLISGTFLTFFFQASMAEVHYDGSYVPLKGVEMSVAMASTLDISFDIRGGLFVRQMHHWAALLFVAAIGLHMLRIFFTGAFRKPREFNWVIGFVLFILAMAEGFTGYSLPDDLLSGNGLAIINGMVKGIPLIGTWTSFLLFGGEFPGTAIVGRLYTLHILLLPALVVALIALHLVFVVVHKHTQYAGPGKTPGNAVGPPILPVYAAKAGGFFFIIFGVVALIASLFTINPIWNYGPYDPSPVSAGTQPDWYIGFADGALRLIPPGWEFVWLDRTWSFNILVPLIAIGVFLVLVLMYPFIEAWIKGDKREHHIADRPRNAPTRTAIGAAGVTFYAGLWAAASSDILATHFSLTMEGVIHALQFVVIVGPFIAYFITKRVCIALQKKDREIVLHGYESGRIVKLPGGEFIEVHQPLDEYDRWRLVSFESYEPLMIRPNARGKITFGQHLRAGLSRWFFEDRIAPVTRGELEASHHDEHH; from the coding sequence TTGAGCACCGCAACCACCAACGCGCCGCAGAAGCGGTCGTTCACGGCGGCAGCGTCCGTCTACGTCAACGAACGCACGAGCCTCGCGGGCTTCGTGAAGGAGCTGGGGCGCAAGGCGTTCCCCGACCACTGGTCGTTCCTCCTCGGTGAGGTCGCGCTCTTCAGCTTCGTCGTGGTGCTCATCTCGGGCACGTTCCTGACGTTCTTCTTCCAGGCCTCGATGGCCGAGGTCCATTACGACGGCTCCTACGTGCCCCTCAAGGGCGTGGAGATGTCGGTCGCCATGGCCTCGACGCTCGACATCTCGTTCGACATCCGCGGCGGCCTCTTCGTCCGGCAGATGCACCACTGGGCGGCGCTGCTGTTCGTGGCGGCGATCGGCCTGCACATGCTCCGGATCTTCTTCACCGGCGCGTTCCGCAAGCCGCGCGAGTTCAACTGGGTCATCGGCTTCGTGCTCTTCATCCTGGCGATGGCCGAGGGCTTCACGGGTTACTCGCTCCCCGACGACCTGCTCTCCGGCAACGGCCTCGCGATCATCAACGGCATGGTCAAGGGCATCCCGCTCATCGGCACCTGGACGTCGTTCCTCCTGTTCGGCGGCGAGTTCCCCGGCACGGCGATCGTCGGCCGCCTCTACACGCTGCACATCCTGCTCCTGCCGGCGCTCGTGGTCGCGCTCATCGCGCTGCACCTCGTGTTCGTCGTCGTGCACAAGCACACGCAGTACGCCGGTCCGGGCAAGACGCCGGGCAACGCCGTGGGCCCGCCCATCCTGCCGGTGTACGCGGCCAAGGCCGGTGGCTTCTTCTTCATCATCTTCGGTGTCGTGGCGCTCATCGCGTCGCTGTTCACGATCAACCCGATCTGGAACTACGGCCCGTACGACCCCTCCCCCGTGTCCGCGGGTACTCAGCCCGACTGGTACATCGGCTTCGCCGACGGCGCGCTGCGACTGATCCCGCCAGGCTGGGAGTTCGTGTGGCTCGACCGCACCTGGTCGTTCAACATCCTCGTCCCGCTCATCGCGATCGGCGTGTTCCTCGTGCTGGTGCTCATGTACCCGTTCATCGAGGCCTGGATCAAGGGCGACAAGCGCGAGCACCACATCGCCGACCGTCCGCGCAACGCGCCGACGCGCACCGCAATCGGTGCAGCGGGTGTCACGTTCTACGCCGGCCTGTGGGCGGCCGCGAGCTCCGACATCCTCGCCACGCACTTCTCGCTCACCATGGAGGGCGTGATCCACGCGCTGCAGTTCGTGGTGATCGTCGGCCCGTTCATCGCGTACTTCATCACCAAGCGTGTCTGCATCGCGCTGCAGAAGAAGGACCGGGAGATCGTGCTGCACGGCTACGAGTCGGGTCGCATCGTGAAGCTCCCCGGTGGTGAGTTCATCGAGGTGCACCAGCCGCTCGACGAGTACGACCGGTGGCGCCTCGTGAGCTTCGAGTCGTACGAGCCGCTGATGATCCGCCCGAACGCTCGCGGCAAGATCACCTTCGGTCAGCACCTGCGTGCCGGCCTCTCGCGGTGGTTCTTCGAGGACCGCATCGCGCCCGTCACCCGGGGCGAGCTCGAGGCCTCGCACCACGACGAGCACCACTGA
- a CDS encoding putative RNA methyltransferase, which yields MSVDSTWLRCPNCFQDLESVSGRTYGCVDGHRFDQARGGYLTLLPPRAPRTVGDDRAMLEARAELLDSGAYTPIAEALQRAGRDLLGGDTEVSLLDLGCGTGHYAGAVADAVPTRRMLLADRSPDAVRMSMRALAARAAVTGVVLDLWRPLPIRDASADVALDVFAPRNPPEYARVLRSGGLLLIVVPTERHLAELRASGDVLEIPAGKDAAVLEQFTPHGFALAGREQVEYAMSADLRRRSLLVDMGPSAHHRTATAGTSTTPATESDSDVAGVVDSDSGADSTVTVSVDVLALQKL from the coding sequence ATGTCGGTCGATTCGACCTGGCTCCGGTGCCCGAACTGTTTCCAGGATCTCGAGTCCGTTTCAGGCCGGACCTACGGGTGCGTCGATGGTCATCGGTTCGACCAGGCGCGCGGCGGGTACCTCACGTTGCTGCCGCCCCGTGCGCCGCGCACCGTCGGCGACGATCGTGCGATGCTCGAGGCGCGTGCCGAGCTGCTGGACAGCGGTGCGTACACGCCCATCGCGGAAGCGCTGCAACGCGCGGGCCGTGATCTGCTCGGCGGCGACACCGAGGTCTCGCTGCTGGATTTGGGGTGCGGAACTGGCCACTACGCCGGCGCCGTGGCCGACGCCGTCCCCACGCGTCGGATGCTCCTCGCCGACCGCTCCCCCGATGCCGTCCGGATGAGCATGCGGGCGCTCGCCGCCCGAGCGGCCGTGACGGGGGTCGTGCTCGACCTCTGGCGTCCGCTGCCGATTCGCGATGCGTCGGCCGACGTCGCGCTCGACGTCTTCGCACCGCGCAATCCTCCGGAGTACGCGCGGGTGCTTCGCTCAGGAGGACTGCTCCTCATCGTGGTGCCGACCGAGCGACACCTCGCGGAGCTCCGCGCGTCGGGTGACGTGCTCGAGATCCCCGCCGGAAAAGATGCCGCGGTCCTCGAGCAGTTCACGCCGCACGGGTTCGCCCTCGCCGGGCGTGAGCAGGTCGAGTACGCGATGTCGGCCGACCTGCGCCGGCGGTCGCTGCTCGTGGACATGGGGCCGTCCGCGCACCACCGTACGGCCACCGCCGGGACTTCGACCACGCCTGCCACCGAATCCGACTCGGACGTCGCCGGAGTCGTGGACTCCGACAGCGGCGCTGACTCGACGGTGACCGTCTCGGTCGACGTCCTCGCACTGCAGAAGCTCTGA
- a CDS encoding heme-copper oxidase subunit III, giving the protein MTSTSLTTQASAPLIKRPNTVAVGTIVWLGSEVMFFAGLFAIYFTLRAMSPELWEFEANRLNFPFSLTNTIILVASSFTCQFGVFAAERLQPYATGKWWQIGKWGMVEWFFLTFAMGAIFVAGQVWEYASLVSEGIAIDSNSYGSAFYLTTGFHGLHVTGGLIAFLLVIGRVFAVKRFGHREATSAIVVSYYWHFVDVVWIGLFLVIYVLK; this is encoded by the coding sequence GTGACGAGCACCTCATTGACTACTCAGGCGAGCGCGCCCCTGATCAAGCGTCCCAACACCGTCGCGGTTGGCACGATCGTCTGGCTGGGCAGCGAGGTCATGTTCTTCGCCGGCCTCTTCGCGATCTACTTCACGCTCCGCGCGATGTCGCCCGAGCTGTGGGAGTTCGAGGCCAACCGGCTGAACTTCCCGTTCTCGCTCACGAACACGATCATCCTCGTCGCGTCGAGCTTCACCTGCCAGTTCGGCGTCTTCGCGGCCGAGCGCCTGCAGCCGTACGCCACCGGCAAGTGGTGGCAGATCGGCAAGTGGGGCATGGTCGAGTGGTTCTTCCTCACCTTCGCCATGGGCGCGATCTTCGTCGCCGGCCAGGTCTGGGAGTACGCCTCGCTCGTCTCCGAGGGCATCGCGATCGACTCCAACTCGTACGGGTCGGCGTTCTACCTCACCACGGGCTTCCACGGCCTGCACGTCACCGGCGGGCTCATCGCCTTCCTCCTCGTCATCGGCCGGGTGTTCGCAGTCAAGCGGTTCGGCCACCGCGAGGCGACGAGCGCGATCGTCGTCTCCTACTACTGGCACTTCGTCGACGTCGTCTGGATCGGTCTCTTCCTCGTCATCTACGTCCTCAAGTAA
- the dhaK gene encoding dihydroxyacetone kinase subunit DhaK produces the protein MKKIINDPKRVVDESVAGFALAHADLVRVETDPTFVVRADAPVAGKVGLVSGGGSGHEPLHAGYVGYGMLDAAVPGAVFTSPTPDPILAATKAVDGGAGVLHIVKNYTGDVLNFETAADLAAADGIEVRAVVTNDDVAVKDSLYTAGRRGVAGTVLVEKIAGAAAQRGDTLDQVAEIAERVNANARSMGMALTPCIVPHAGEPSFTLADDEVEIGIGIHGEPGRERIKIEPADALVDRLLEPILEDLPYRSGDRVLLFVNGMGGTPQIELYIAYRRAAEVLAERGIEVARSLVGNYITSLEMQGFSVTLLKLDDEMVELWDAPVETPSLRWGR, from the coding sequence GTGAAGAAGATCATCAACGACCCGAAGCGGGTGGTCGACGAGTCGGTCGCCGGATTCGCGCTGGCCCATGCGGATCTGGTCCGCGTGGAGACCGATCCCACGTTCGTCGTCCGCGCCGACGCCCCGGTCGCGGGCAAGGTCGGGCTGGTCTCGGGTGGCGGGAGCGGGCATGAGCCGCTGCACGCCGGCTACGTCGGCTACGGCATGCTGGATGCCGCGGTGCCGGGCGCGGTGTTCACCTCGCCCACCCCCGACCCGATCCTCGCGGCGACCAAAGCCGTCGACGGGGGCGCAGGCGTGCTGCACATCGTGAAGAACTACACGGGCGACGTGCTGAACTTCGAGACCGCCGCCGACCTCGCGGCGGCCGACGGCATCGAGGTGCGCGCGGTCGTGACCAACGACGACGTCGCGGTCAAGGACTCCCTCTACACGGCAGGGCGGCGTGGCGTCGCCGGCACCGTCCTCGTCGAGAAGATCGCGGGCGCCGCCGCGCAGCGCGGCGACACCCTCGACCAGGTCGCGGAGATCGCCGAGCGGGTCAACGCCAACGCGCGCTCCATGGGCATGGCGCTCACGCCCTGCATCGTCCCGCACGCCGGCGAGCCGAGCTTCACGCTCGCCGACGACGAGGTCGAGATCGGCATCGGCATCCACGGCGAGCCCGGGCGCGAGCGGATCAAGATCGAGCCCGCGGACGCGCTCGTCGACCGGCTGCTCGAGCCGATCCTCGAGGACCTGCCGTACCGCTCGGGAGACCGGGTGCTGCTCTTCGTGAACGGCATGGGGGGCACGCCGCAGATCGAGCTCTACATCGCGTACCGCCGCGCCGCCGAGGTGCTCGCCGAGCGCGGCATCGAGGTGGCCCGTTCGCTCGTGGGCAACTACATCACCTCGCTGGAAATGCAGGGGTTCTCGGTGACACTGCTGAAGCTCGACGACGAGATGGTCGAGCTGTGGGATGCCCCGGTCGAGACGCCGTCGCTCCGGTGGGGCCGTTGA
- a CDS encoding Rieske 2Fe-2S domain-containing protein — translation MAQDDTSGTDIVAADSSHAAPTASPGTAVIAADAFENPGFPPHRPRVTDENPQRQKRAQRTVYTLFYLSILGSVWAIAAYMLFPIESNDVGMVRLNNMFFGLGAALALLAIGFGVVHWGKAVMVDVELVDERHPIGGSPETQAAAAQVFADADRESGFTRRTAIRNSLIGALLVFPLPAVVLFRGFAPQDQLPVPLLSHTMWKKGTRLALDPSGAPIRAADVTIGSAFHVIPEGLQDLEHGRLEEKAKAAVLLMRLQPDELNEREDRKDWSYDGIVAYSKICTHVGCPVALYEQHTHHLLCPCHQSQFDVANHCEVIFGPAARALPQLPITVDDEGYLVAQSDFTEPVGPSFWERH, via the coding sequence ATGGCCCAGGACGACACCAGCGGCACGGACATCGTCGCCGCCGACTCGTCGCACGCCGCGCCCACCGCTTCGCCGGGTACCGCGGTCATCGCCGCTGACGCGTTCGAGAACCCCGGGTTCCCGCCGCACCGCCCCCGTGTCACCGACGAGAACCCGCAGCGCCAGAAGCGCGCGCAGCGCACCGTGTACACGCTCTTCTACCTGTCGATCCTCGGCAGCGTCTGGGCGATCGCCGCGTACATGCTGTTCCCGATCGAGTCGAACGACGTCGGCATGGTCCGCTTGAACAACATGTTCTTCGGCCTCGGCGCCGCGCTCGCGCTCCTCGCGATCGGGTTCGGCGTCGTGCACTGGGGCAAGGCCGTGATGGTCGACGTCGAACTCGTGGATGAGCGCCACCCGATCGGCGGCTCCCCTGAGACGCAGGCCGCGGCCGCCCAGGTGTTCGCCGACGCCGACCGCGAGTCGGGCTTCACCCGCCGCACCGCGATCCGCAACAGCCTCATCGGCGCGCTGCTGGTGTTCCCGCTCCCGGCGGTCGTGCTGTTCCGCGGCTTCGCCCCGCAGGATCAGCTGCCGGTCCCGCTGCTCAGCCACACGATGTGGAAGAAGGGCACGCGCCTCGCGCTCGACCCCTCCGGCGCCCCCATCCGCGCGGCCGACGTCACCATCGGCAGTGCCTTCCACGTCATCCCAGAGGGTCTGCAGGACCTCGAGCACGGCCGCCTCGAAGAGAAGGCCAAGGCCGCCGTCCTCCTCATGCGTCTGCAGCCGGATGAGCTGAACGAGCGCGAGGACCGCAAGGACTGGTCCTACGACGGCATCGTCGCCTACTCGAAGATCTGCACGCACGTCGGATGCCCCGTTGCGCTGTACGAGCAGCACACGCACCACCTGCTCTGCCCCTGCCACCAGTCGCAGTTCGACGTGGCGAACCACTGCGAGGTCATCTTCGGACCGGCTGCCCGCGCCCTGCCGCAGCTGCCGATCACGGTCGACGACGAGGGCTACCTCGTCGCTCAGAGCGACTTCACCGAACCCGTCGGCCCGAGCTTCTGGGAGCGTCATTGA
- a CDS encoding MIP/aquaporin family protein: MDNLGVVFLSELVGTAMLVLLGCGVVANVALVRTKGFNGGFLMVNFGWGLAVFAGVIVSYASGAHLNPAVTLGLVANGATEFGNAAFGTTVPVDFLSVIAYIGAQLIGAILGAVLCWLGYKQHFDEEPEPANKLGVFSTGPAIRSYGWNLVTEIIGTFVLVFVVIGFGGGRQGDAGLAALGALPVALLVVGIGASLGGPTGYAINPARDLGPRIAHAILPIKGKGGSDWSYSWVPVVGPIVGGLIAGWLAIPLLPLLG, encoded by the coding sequence GTGGACAATCTCGGGGTCGTATTCCTATCGGAGCTGGTCGGCACGGCGATGCTGGTGCTGCTCGGCTGCGGCGTCGTCGCGAACGTCGCGCTCGTGCGCACGAAAGGCTTCAACGGCGGGTTCCTGATGGTGAACTTCGGCTGGGGCCTCGCGGTCTTCGCCGGTGTCATCGTCTCCTACGCCTCGGGCGCGCACCTGAACCCGGCGGTCACCCTCGGTCTCGTCGCGAACGGCGCCACCGAGTTCGGAAACGCGGCGTTCGGCACGACCGTCCCGGTCGACTTCCTGAGCGTCATCGCCTACATCGGCGCTCAGCTGATCGGTGCGATCCTCGGTGCCGTGCTCTGCTGGCTCGGCTACAAGCAGCACTTCGACGAGGAGCCGGAGCCCGCGAACAAGCTCGGCGTGTTCTCGACCGGCCCGGCCATCCGCTCGTACGGGTGGAACCTCGTCACCGAGATCATCGGCACGTTCGTGCTGGTCTTCGTCGTCATCGGCTTCGGCGGCGGGCGTCAGGGCGACGCCGGCCTCGCAGCGCTCGGCGCGCTCCCGGTCGCGCTCCTCGTGGTCGGCATCGGCGCCTCGCTCGGTGGCCCCACGGGCTACGCGATCAACCCGGCCCGTGACCTCGGTCCCCGCATCGCGCACGCCATCCTCCCGATCAAGGGCAAGGGCGGCTCCGACTGGTCGTACTCGTGGGTCCCGGTCGTCGGCCCGATCGTCGGCGGCCTGATCGCCGGGTGGCTCGCGATCCCGCTGCTCCCGCTGCTCGGGTGA
- a CDS encoding cytochrome c oxidase subunit 4 yields MRANVILFWILAAFFALAAAVYIAWTTIDAGAPEWVGLVAISLSAVLAAFIAFYLGRVHSAQGGTLPEDRLDANIDDGDPELGFFSPWSWWPIMLAGAAALLFLGLGVGFWISFIAIPLGVISLVGWVYEYYRGNFAR; encoded by the coding sequence ATGCGCGCGAACGTCATCCTGTTCTGGATCCTGGCGGCGTTCTTCGCCCTCGCAGCGGCGGTGTACATCGCCTGGACGACGATCGACGCCGGTGCGCCCGAGTGGGTGGGTCTGGTCGCGATCTCGCTGAGCGCCGTCCTGGCCGCGTTCATCGCGTTCTACCTGGGCCGGGTGCACAGCGCCCAGGGCGGCACGCTGCCTGAAGACCGCCTCGACGCGAACATCGACGACGGCGACCCCGAGCTCGGCTTCTTCAGCCCCTGGAGCTGGTGGCCGATCATGCTCGCCGGAGCTGCGGCGCTGCTGTTCCTCGGTCTCGGGGTCGGGTTCTGGATCTCGTTCATCGCGATCCCGCTCGGCGTCATCAGCCTCGTCGGCTGGGTCTACGAGTACTACCGCGGGAACTTCGCCCGCTGA
- the trpD gene encoding anthranilate phosphoribosyltransferase, whose protein sequence is MTAAQTWPGILTSLLEGDDLSVSDAAWSMEQVMTGSATEAQLAAFLVALRLKGETVDEIVGFRDAILEHALPLPVDPMALDIVGTGGDRFGTVNVSTMASVVAAAAGVPVLKHGNKAASSASGSSDVLAALGVDLTLTPERVAEVFERTGISFAFASAFHPGFRHAGAVRGQLGVPTVFNFLGPLCNPARPEASAVGVAHLDRVPLIVGVFQTRGATALVFRGDDGLDELTTTGHSHIWEVSGGTVKEHDLDPRELGLRRASIDELQGGDAAHNAAIVHEVLGGAEGAVRDIVILNAAAGLVAFELAKDPGQFQRTILDRFREKMAVAAEAIDSGAAARKLDEWVAATRA, encoded by the coding sequence ATGACCGCAGCGCAGACCTGGCCAGGCATCCTCACCTCGCTCCTCGAGGGCGACGATCTGAGCGTGTCCGACGCCGCCTGGAGCATGGAGCAGGTCATGACGGGCTCGGCGACCGAGGCGCAGCTCGCCGCCTTCCTCGTCGCGCTGCGGCTGAAGGGGGAGACCGTCGACGAGATCGTCGGCTTCCGCGACGCGATCCTCGAGCACGCCCTCCCGCTGCCCGTCGATCCGATGGCCCTCGACATCGTCGGCACCGGCGGAGACCGCTTCGGCACCGTCAACGTGTCGACCATGGCGTCGGTCGTCGCCGCGGCAGCAGGCGTGCCGGTGCTGAAGCACGGGAACAAGGCGGCGAGCTCGGCCTCCGGCTCCTCCGACGTGCTCGCCGCCCTCGGCGTCGACCTCACCCTCACCCCCGAGCGGGTCGCCGAGGTGTTCGAGCGCACCGGCATCAGCTTCGCATTCGCATCCGCGTTCCACCCCGGGTTCCGTCACGCGGGCGCGGTGCGCGGGCAGCTCGGCGTGCCGACCGTCTTCAACTTCCTCGGCCCGCTCTGCAACCCGGCCCGGCCCGAGGCATCCGCGGTCGGTGTCGCGCACCTCGACCGGGTGCCGCTCATCGTCGGCGTGTTCCAGACGCGCGGCGCGACCGCGCTCGTCTTCCGCGGTGACGACGGACTCGACGAGCTCACGACGACGGGGCACAGCCACATCTGGGAGGTCTCGGGCGGCACCGTCAAGGAGCACGACCTCGACCCGCGCGAGCTCGGGCTCCGACGCGCGTCGATCGACGAGCTCCAGGGCGGGGACGCCGCGCACAACGCCGCGATCGTGCACGAGGTGCTCGGCGGGGCCGAAGGCGCGGTGCGTGACATCGTCATCCTGAACGCCGCCGCGGGGCTCGTCGCGTTCGAGCTCGCGAAGGACCCCGGCCAGTTCCAGCGCACGATCCTCGACCGGTTCCGCGAGAAGATGGCCGTCGCCGCCGAGGCCATCGACTCCGGCGCTGCGGCGCGCAAACTCGACGAGTGGGTCGCCGCCACACGCGCCTGA
- the dhaL gene encoding dihydroxyacetone kinase subunit DhaL: MAGDGKLGRDWAVDWVRRSAATIDEHRVELITLDREIGDGDHGENMDRGFQAVLGKLDTLGADATPADVLKLVATTLISTVGGAAGPLYGTAYLKAAGAVTGASELDGRAITALLTAARDGIVLRGKAEAGDKTMVDAWSPAVEAADAASEAGASAAAVLAAAADAAASGAEATEPLVARKGRASYLGERSAGHRDPGAQSTACLLRAAADAAGA, encoded by the coding sequence ATGGCGGGCGACGGAAAGCTCGGTCGCGACTGGGCGGTGGACTGGGTGCGTCGGAGCGCCGCGACGATCGACGAGCACCGGGTCGAACTGATCACCCTCGACCGCGAGATCGGCGACGGCGATCACGGCGAGAACATGGACCGCGGGTTCCAGGCGGTGCTCGGCAAGCTCGACACCCTCGGGGCGGATGCGACGCCGGCGGACGTGCTGAAGCTCGTCGCGACGACCCTGATCTCGACGGTCGGCGGAGCGGCTGGGCCGCTCTACGGCACGGCCTATCTGAAGGCCGCCGGCGCCGTCACGGGCGCGTCCGAGCTCGACGGACGGGCTATCACCGCGCTGCTCACGGCCGCGCGCGACGGGATCGTGCTGCGGGGCAAGGCGGAGGCGGGGGACAAGACCATGGTGGATGCCTGGAGTCCCGCCGTGGAGGCCGCGGACGCGGCCTCCGAAGCGGGGGCGTCCGCCGCAGCGGTGCTCGCGGCCGCGGCCGACGCCGCCGCCTCGGGCGCCGAGGCGACCGAGCCGCTGGTCGCGCGGAAGGGCCGGGCGAGCTACCTCGGCGAGCGCTCGGCCGGGCACCGCGACCCAGGCGCCCAGTCGACGGCGTGCCTGTTGCGGGCCGCTGCCGACGCGGCGGGGGCGTGA
- a CDS encoding cytochrome c, with protein sequence MNRQKRRTGRRHPLATVALLALGLVFTGGAYAAFSTGTAQAEADSSSQQTIEEGKKLFQANCATCHGMDAEGTETGPSLIGVGAAAVDFQVGTGRMPMQMQGPQAQQKPVQFTDEQVKQLAYYVGSLGPGPDIPADHLVNGGGDAANGAELFRINCAMCHNVAGAGGALTEGKFAPPLTDVSGVHIYEAMVSGPQNMPVFNDLNISPEDKRDIITYLKYVQDNRSPGGFELGSIGPVAEGLFIWIFGLGAIVAITVWITAKSN encoded by the coding sequence ATGAACCGCCAGAAGCGACGCACCGGACGCCGGCACCCGCTCGCCACTGTCGCGCTGCTCGCGCTCGGCCTCGTCTTCACCGGCGGCGCGTACGCGGCGTTCAGCACCGGTACGGCGCAGGCCGAGGCCGACTCGTCGTCGCAGCAGACCATCGAAGAGGGCAAGAAGCTCTTCCAGGCCAACTGCGCGACGTGCCACGGCATGGACGCCGAGGGCACCGAGACCGGCCCGAGCCTCATCGGCGTCGGCGCGGCGGCGGTCGACTTCCAGGTCGGCACGGGCCGCATGCCCATGCAGATGCAGGGCCCGCAGGCTCAGCAGAAGCCGGTGCAGTTCACCGATGAGCAGGTCAAGCAGCTGGCGTACTACGTGGGCTCGCTCGGCCCCGGCCCCGACATCCCCGCCGACCACCTGGTCAATGGCGGCGGCGACGCGGCCAACGGCGCCGAGCTCTTCCGGATCAACTGCGCCATGTGCCACAACGTGGCCGGCGCGGGCGGCGCGCTCACCGAGGGCAAGTTCGCTCCCCCGCTGACGGATGTCTCGGGCGTCCACATCTACGAGGCGATGGTCAGCGGCCCGCAGAACATGCCCGTGTTCAACGACCTGAACATCTCGCCCGAAGACAAGCGCGACATCATCACGTACCTCAAGTACGTCCAGGACAACCGCTCGCCCGGCGGCTTCGAGCTCGGCTCGATCGGCCCGGTCGCCGAGGGTCTGTTCATCTGGATCTTCGGTCTCGGCGCGATCGTCGCCATCACCGTCTGGATCACGGCGAAGTCCAACTGA